The stretch of DNA AAATTCATTTTCTATAGATGTTTCGTGAACATCTATTTTGTAAATTTCTATAGGATCATTTATTACTTCAAAATTATTTTGTTTTATAAATTCAAATAATTTTTTTATATGTCTTTCGTTAGAACTATACGCTCCTCTATAAGAATATGTAATATACTTTCCTTCATTTAAAACAAGATTATATTCTTCATCTCCATCTTCTAAAAAGCAAAATACGGATTTATATTCATTAAATATGTTTCCCTTTAGTTTATCTAAATTATATATAGCTCCTATATGATAATTGCCTAAAAGATAAAATTTTTCTTCATATTTTTTCTGAAGCTTTTTAACTAAAAAGTCTACTTCTGCATCTCTAGAAATATTAGCATTTAACTTTAAAGCTTTTCTCTTTTTAATATGTATTACTTCAATTTTATCAATATAACTTTCTTCAACTACTTCCTCTATAGCTTTTAATCTTTTAGATATATTTATCTTTTGTTTATTTAAAACTTCTATTTTTTCATCTATTAATCTTATTTCTTCATTTAACATTTTTTGAGTTGAATTTATACTTCTATCATTTAAATAATCCTTTATCTTAGACATAGGAAAATTTAATACTCTTAATTCCTTAATTAAATTAAGCTTCCATATATCTGTAATGCTATATAATCTATACCCATTTGTATCTCTAATAGGTTTTAGAATTCCTATTTCTTCATAATACATTAAAGAATCTCTTCCAATACCATAAATTTTAGAAATTTCTCCTATTTTATAATAATCTTTCATTTAGATTCTCCTCATTTATTAAAAAATCATTTGACCTTAGTATTGTACCATAGTTTATATTTAATTATAAATAATACAAATTTAAATTAAGGAGAATAAAATGACTCAATCAATAGATAGTACAAGTGATAGTCTCACGATTCGAAAAAAATTTATTAAATACCTACTCCCTTCAGTAGCTGCAATGTGGATATTTTCTCTATATACAATGGTTGATGGTATATTTGTTAGTAGAGGTGTTGGACCTACAGCATTAGCAGCTGTAAATATATCTATGCCTTTTATTAATTTTATCTTTGCTATTTCTATGTTTTTTTCTACTGGTGTATCTACTATAGTTTCAATTTATTTAGGACAAGATAAATTAGATAAAGCTAAAGAAGTTTTTAGTTTTAATATGTTTTGTATGTTAATTGTAGCTATTGCTATAACTATATTTAGTCTACTTAATCTTGATAATATAGCATTATTTTTAGGAGCTACAGATACTACATTACCTATGGTTAAGGAATATCTAAAAATAATAATGCTTTTTAATGGTTTCTTTATTATCTCTTACTGTTTAGAAGTATTAAGTAAAGCTGATGGTTTTCCACATCTTGCTATAATAGGTATGATTATTTCTGCACTAACTAATGT from Clostridium chauvoei encodes:
- a CDS encoding MerR family transcriptional regulator, producing MKDYYKIGEISKIYGIGRDSLMYYEEIGILKPIRDTNGYRLYSITDIWKLNLIKELRVLNFPMSKIKDYLNDRSINSTQKMLNEEIRLIDEKIEVLNKQKINISKRLKAIEEVVEESYIDKIEVIHIKKRKALKLNANISRDAEVDFLVKKLQKKYEEKFYLLGNYHIGAIYNLDKLKGNIFNEYKSVFCFLEDGDEEYNLVLNEGKYITYSYRGAYSSNERHIKKLFEFIKQNNFEVINDPIEIYKIDVHETSIENEFITEIQIPIK